One part of the [Synechococcus] sp. NIES-970 genome encodes these proteins:
- a CDS encoding cyclic nucleotide-binding domain protein, with translation MMAHFELFRQDHDTQDFAAGATIFNAGDAGEHLYIIQTGAVEIQFAGQPLTVLGEGEALGEMGVIHPGSPRSATAIAKTDCRLVVIDQKRFTFLVQQHPYFAIEIMKTLAERLTRTTQKLEG, from the coding sequence ATGATGGCGCATTTTGAACTATTTAGACAGGACCACGACACCCAAGATTTTGCGGCGGGCGCAACAATTTTTAATGCCGGGGACGCAGGGGAACATCTCTACATTATCCAAACTGGGGCAGTGGAGATTCAGTTTGCCGGGCAACCTCTGACGGTTTTGGGGGAAGGGGAAGCCCTCGGAGAAATGGGCGTTATTCATCCGGGTTCCCCCCGCAGCGCCACGGCGATCGCCAAAACTGATTGTCGCCTAGTGGTCATCGACCAAAAGCGGTTTACTTTTTTGGTGCAACAACATCCCTACTTTGCGATCGAAATCATGAAAACTTTGGCAGAGCGTTTGACTCGTACCACCCAAAAGCTCGAAGGCTAA
- a CDS encoding hypothetical protein (conserved hypothetical protein (DUF901)) yields the protein MKSQSPEALLLVDGYNVIGAWQALKETRDRHGLEMARDELIEILVNYASHNCYKAKVVFDAHYQQTPSQEEEHTQFVSAYYTAFSETADTYIEKACAMFRRSYETPRRVIVVTSDQAQRHTVVGYGAEWMSSLKLQADVAAANRRSRDHRKSHRTQRRGQLFNSLDPKTQQVLRQLRHGL from the coding sequence ATGAAATCCCAATCCCCCGAAGCCCTGTTGTTAGTGGACGGTTATAACGTGATCGGTGCTTGGCAAGCGCTCAAGGAAACCCGCGATCGCCACGGCCTAGAGATGGCTCGGGATGAATTGATTGAGATTTTGGTGAACTATGCTTCCCACAACTGTTATAAGGCGAAAGTCGTCTTTGATGCCCACTACCAGCAGACCCCCAGTCAAGAAGAAGAACACACCCAATTTGTTTCGGCCTACTACACAGCCTTTTCGGAAACCGCCGATACCTATATTGAGAAAGCCTGCGCCATGTTTAGACGCAGCTACGAAACGCCTCGGCGAGTGATTGTGGTGACATCCGATCAGGCCCAACGTCATACGGTGGTGGGCTATGGGGCAGAGTGGATGTCTTCCCTTAAGTTGCAGGCGGATGTGGCGGCCGCCAATCGGCGGTCCCGGGATCATCGCAAGAGTCATCGTACCCAACGGCGGGGACAGCTCTTTAATAGCCTCGACCCCAAAACGCAGCAGGTGTTGCGACAACTGCGTCATGGCCTCTAG
- a CDS encoding hypothetical protein (conserved hypothetical membrane protein), with the protein MLSTSDALFPRKVPPGLLLLFWLLLGGLLRLVTLGLKPPWTDEFATVLYSRAEDYNQIPYGEILTGPELLAPLQGYPDQGPMAAAHFLIRYDNHPPLYSVVVNLWQRLFPLEGAGYISIDGVRLLSVICSILGIWSLYCLAKWLFQSEKIAQLAAVLMAVSPFEIFLAQEARHYTLIGLFVIASLGFSGLVLAQVKNRQALSFGQVILGITISIVGLLIHYFFVLTLMAAAIALGWWMVKRQLFPTPKQWWRLGIIVLVVGLWGLIWKFQVLPESYGTTMTDWIRLDRSNWLAWLNPIFQLFATVVTMVILLPIEVDFVPTVIAFGLVMLVVGLQMFRLWRQGLRQQALVSDYQDNIFFLTRFVGAAWILFGLLSWGLGIDITRGARYSFVYFPGVILLWAVGLSYFWQRSPGQFLGLEKLGARFPQVTSGTKAIALSLLIGFFSALTVINNWGYQKYYHADKIVDRLATTGQQPVLMISPRESTVQIGEIMGIAWEQQRRAVTRPVSFAFIPAQETPEAYTEDLEAMVEQFPEPAFEVWSINIFEPLPLQGCQQPEREWVAGYYSYLYQCKNP; encoded by the coding sequence TTGCTTTCCACGTCAGATGCACTTTTTCCTCGCAAAGTCCCACCGGGTCTATTGCTCCTATTTTGGCTGCTGTTGGGCGGTCTGCTTCGTTTAGTCACCCTAGGGCTCAAACCCCCCTGGACTGACGAATTTGCCACGGTGCTCTACAGTCGAGCCGAAGACTATAACCAGATTCCCTACGGTGAAATTCTTACAGGACCAGAATTATTAGCACCGCTCCAAGGCTATCCAGACCAAGGCCCTATGGCAGCGGCCCATTTTCTGATCCGCTACGATAACCACCCGCCCCTATATTCTGTGGTGGTCAATCTCTGGCAGCGATTGTTCCCCTTAGAAGGTGCGGGTTACATTTCCATTGATGGAGTGCGTTTGCTGTCGGTTATCTGCAGCATTCTGGGCATTTGGAGCCTATATTGTCTTGCAAAATGGCTGTTTCAGTCTGAAAAAATTGCCCAGCTAGCAGCCGTGTTAATGGCTGTTTCTCCCTTTGAGATTTTCTTGGCCCAGGAAGCCCGCCACTACACTTTGATTGGGCTGTTTGTGATTGCATCCCTCGGTTTCAGTGGGCTGGTTTTGGCACAGGTCAAAAATCGACAGGCGCTTTCTTTTGGTCAGGTTATCTTGGGGATCACGATCAGCATTGTGGGGCTGTTGATCCATTACTTTTTTGTCTTGACTCTCATGGCGGCGGCGATCGCCTTGGGCTGGTGGATGGTTAAGCGGCAACTCTTTCCGACCCCGAAACAATGGTGGCGTCTGGGCATCATTGTGCTTGTGGTGGGACTTTGGGGACTGATCTGGAAGTTTCAAGTGCTGCCAGAGAGTTACGGAACCACCATGACGGATTGGATTCGCCTAGACCGCAGCAATTGGCTCGCTTGGCTGAATCCAATTTTCCAGCTCTTTGCCACCGTGGTGACCATGGTGATTCTGCTTCCCATTGAGGTGGATTTTGTGCCGACTGTCATTGCCTTCGGGCTGGTAATGCTCGTCGTTGGGTTGCAGATGTTCCGGCTGTGGCGACAGGGCCTTCGCCAGCAGGCGCTCGTCTCTGATTATCAGGACAACATCTTCTTTCTGACGCGGTTTGTGGGGGCCGCCTGGATCCTGTTTGGGTTACTGAGTTGGGGTCTGGGCATTGATATCACTCGGGGCGCCCGTTATAGCTTTGTTTATTTCCCGGGGGTGATTCTCCTTTGGGCCGTGGGACTCAGCTATTTTTGGCAGCGATCGCCGGGGCAATTTTTGGGCTTAGAAAAGCTTGGTGCTCGTTTCCCCCAGGTCACATCCGGTACGAAGGCGATCGCCTTAAGTTTACTGATCGGTTTTTTTAGTGCCCTGACGGTAATTAACAACTGGGGCTACCAAAAGTACTACCACGCTGACAAAATTGTCGATCGCCTCGCCACCACAGGTCAGCAGCCAGTCTTGATGATTTCACCCCGCGAGAGCACCGTCCAGATTGGAGAAATTATGGGCATCGCCTGGGAACAACAGCGGCGGGCTGTGACGCGCCCCGTATCCTTTGCCTTTATTCCTGCACAAGAGACCCCGGAGGCTTATACCGAAGACCTCGAAGCAATGGTAGAGCAGTTTCCAGAACCGGCCTTTGAAGTCTGGTCAATCAATATTTTTGAGCCCCTTCCCCTCCAGGGTTGCCAACAACCGGAGCGGGAATGGGTTGCGGGTTATTACAGCTATCTCTACCAATGTAAAAATCCCTGA
- the sppA_2 gene encoding signal peptide peptidase SppA, 67K type gives MKDFFKQVFSSCLGTILAFSLLTTLSLSALITVLAFFSSQEGSRPKKDSILVFNTGIIIQDRQPSSSLGNVIAGDFPQVLSLREVTESIRAAIEDEKITGILLDGRQNSLNGYASLREVRQALEEFQAAGKKIYAYDVEMTEREYYLNSLADEIWLNPLGGIEMNGLGSEQLFFQGALEQYGIGVQVVRVGEFKSAVEPFTETEFSPENRQQTEVLLTDLWTNFKTTIAGDRPFSDTLVQTLADTQGLLSPERAQADQLVTRLAYFDELLTELKTFTDTDLDDDLPQVSLTDYSLEVSLERLRQSSQNQVAVVYAEGTIVGGEGTPDSIGGDALSRQLRELRQDPEVKAVVLRINSPGGSAIASEIILRELQLIREADKPVIVSMGDVAASGGYWIATESDRIFAQPNTITGSIGVFGILPNVQEIANNNGLTWDSVETGDLANLGTISRPKTAAELAIFQNFVDEIYAEFLDRVSTARGLTETEVNNIAQGRVWSGAAAREINLVDELGGLSEAIAYAVDQAELGEDFTVQEYPRPRSWEAELFGDFFGIQGSQGSDPFSQELRHLQESITLWRSLNDPKQVYALMPWQPRID, from the coding sequence ATGAAAGATTTTTTTAAACAGGTATTCAGTAGCTGTCTCGGTACGATCCTCGCCTTCAGTCTACTGACCACCCTGTCCCTCTCCGCCTTGATTACGGTGCTAGCTTTTTTTTCGTCCCAGGAAGGCAGTCGCCCGAAGAAGGACAGCATCCTCGTCTTCAATACGGGCATCATTATCCAAGACCGTCAGCCTTCTAGTTCCCTAGGCAATGTCATTGCGGGGGATTTTCCCCAGGTGCTCAGTCTGCGGGAGGTTACCGAGAGTATCCGGGCGGCGATCGAGGATGAAAAAATTACGGGAATTCTCCTCGATGGTCGCCAAAATAGCCTCAATGGTTATGCCAGTCTCCGGGAAGTGCGCCAAGCCCTTGAGGAATTTCAGGCCGCGGGGAAAAAAATCTATGCCTACGATGTGGAGATGACGGAGCGGGAATATTATCTTAATTCCCTAGCTGACGAAATCTGGTTGAATCCCCTCGGTGGCATCGAAATGAATGGCCTAGGGTCAGAGCAGCTTTTCTTCCAGGGCGCCCTCGAACAATATGGGATTGGTGTACAAGTCGTCCGGGTGGGGGAGTTTAAAAGTGCCGTCGAGCCCTTTACGGAAACCGAATTTAGCCCAGAAAATCGCCAACAAACAGAGGTTTTGCTCACGGATCTCTGGACGAATTTTAAGACAACCATTGCCGGCGATCGCCCCTTTAGTGACACTTTGGTGCAGACCCTCGCCGATACCCAGGGGCTTCTTTCCCCGGAGCGGGCCCAGGCCGACCAATTGGTCACTCGTTTGGCCTATTTTGATGAACTACTGACAGAGCTAAAAACCTTTACAGACACAGACCTAGACGACGACTTGCCCCAGGTGAGCCTGACTGACTATAGTCTCGAAGTGAGCTTAGAACGGCTCAGACAATCCAGCCAAAACCAGGTGGCCGTGGTCTATGCGGAGGGGACCATTGTCGGCGGTGAAGGCACCCCCGATAGTATCGGTGGGGATGCCCTCTCCCGGCAACTGCGGGAATTACGCCAAGATCCGGAGGTGAAAGCGGTGGTGCTGCGCATCAATAGTCCGGGGGGGAGTGCGATCGCCTCAGAGATTATTTTGCGAGAATTACAACTCATCCGCGAGGCCGACAAGCCGGTGATTGTCTCCATGGGAGATGTGGCCGCCTCTGGGGGATACTGGATCGCCACGGAGAGCGATCGCATTTTTGCCCAACCTAACACCATCACCGGCTCCATTGGGGTGTTTGGGATTTTACCCAATGTCCAGGAGATTGCCAATAACAATGGCCTCACCTGGGATAGCGTCGAAACGGGAGACCTGGCGAATCTCGGCACGATTTCTCGGCCAAAAACGGCGGCGGAATTGGCGATCTTCCAAAATTTTGTCGATGAGATCTACGCAGAATTTCTCGACCGGGTCAGTACCGCCCGGGGGCTAACGGAGACAGAAGTGAATAACATTGCCCAGGGAAGGGTTTGGTCTGGAGCTGCCGCCCGGGAGATCAATTTGGTGGACGAATTGGGAGGCCTATCGGAGGCGATCGCCTATGCCGTTGACCAAGCAGAACTGGGAGAAGATTTCACCGTCCAGGAATACCCCCGTCCCAGAAGCTGGGAAGCAGAGCTCTTTGGTGATTTTTTTGGGATTCAAGGCAGCCAAGGCAGCGATCCTTTTAGCCAGGAATTACGCCATTTACAGGAAAGTATCACCCTGTGGCGATCGCTCAACGATCCGAAGCAAGTCTATGCCCTGATGCCCTGGCAACCACGCATTGACTAG
- the fni gene encoding isopentenyl-diphosphate delta-isomerase, type 2: MTDSTQARKADHIRICLEEDVQFHQNRAGFERYRFEHCCLPELDRNEIDLSTTFLSKTLGAPILISSMTGGTAQAQEINYRLAEIAQTYRLAMGVGSQRVAIEKPEVAATFAVRQKAPDALLFANIGAVQLNYGYGVAECRQLVDLLEADALILHLNPLQECIQPQGDTNFKGLLQKIEQVCQQLDVPVIAKEVGNGISVKMVQRLREAGVQVIDVAGAGGTSWAKVEAARSPNQTLRRLGQTFGDWGIPTADCLAAIAHYDPKIPLIASGGLRNGLDGAKAIALGADLIGYAQPFLKAACESPAALAEWAELLLMELRTALFCTGNANFQQLQRANSLYKL, encoded by the coding sequence ATGACCGACAGCACCCAAGCCCGTAAAGCCGACCATATCCGCATCTGCCTTGAAGAGGATGTCCAATTTCACCAGAACCGCGCCGGCTTTGAACGCTACCGCTTTGAGCATTGCTGCCTGCCGGAACTGGACCGCAATGAGATTGACCTGAGCACCACTTTCCTCAGCAAAACCCTGGGAGCCCCCATTCTCATTTCTTCCATGACCGGCGGCACGGCCCAGGCCCAGGAGATCAACTATCGCCTCGCCGAAATTGCCCAAACCTACCGTCTGGCCATGGGAGTCGGTTCCCAGCGGGTGGCGATCGAAAAGCCCGAAGTGGCTGCCACCTTTGCCGTGCGCCAAAAAGCCCCTGATGCTCTGCTATTTGCCAACATTGGCGCCGTTCAGCTCAACTATGGCTATGGTGTGGCAGAATGCCGCCAATTGGTAGATCTCCTTGAAGCTGACGCCCTGATTCTCCACCTCAACCCCCTCCAGGAATGCATCCAACCCCAGGGGGACACAAATTTTAAAGGGCTGCTCCAGAAAATTGAGCAGGTTTGTCAACAGCTCGACGTGCCGGTAATCGCCAAGGAAGTGGGTAATGGCATCTCAGTAAAAATGGTGCAGCGACTCCGGGAGGCGGGGGTGCAAGTGATTGATGTGGCCGGGGCGGGGGGAACCTCCTGGGCAAAAGTGGAGGCAGCGCGATCGCCTAATCAAACCCTCAGAAGATTAGGGCAAACCTTTGGGGACTGGGGCATTCCCACAGCGGACTGTCTGGCGGCGATCGCCCACTATGATCCCAAAATTCCCCTGATTGCCTCCGGGGGGTTGCGCAATGGTTTAGACGGGGCCAAGGCGATCGCCCTTGGCGCTGACCTCATCGGCTATGCCCAACCGTTCCTCAAAGCCGCCTGTGAATCCCCCGCTGCCCTGGCCGAATGGGCAGAACTGTTATTAATGGAACTGCGCACGGCCTTGTTCTGTACGGGAAATGCCAATTTTCAGCAGCTCCAACGGGCAAATTCTTTGTACAAGCTTTAA
- a CDS encoding hypothetical protein (conserved hypothetical protein) → MASSPIKHSTFYQRLEQRWVAPAYGGGVLLTIALCFFGAATNTMAGWLYVLSGTILAILFLGAILPVRALRSLEIRRSPVTPVSVGDVLTMALVVTNTSKTAKTLIAITDRLPSELGAPRRTVVETILPQESLDWVYELDAQKRGVFQWGAVELHTGNPLGLFWCRRQRAVPARVIIYPQIFPLGSCPIIDNIGAEDSTKFQSENLYQNATEGMTKAIRNYRVGDPMRLIHWRSSARFGEFKVRELEITTGGEELIICLDHLFAWDPERFEQAASAAASLYFYARRSQLNVKFWTAQTGLLNSRVTILEALARINPEPQGIAAQPRPEGTLLWLSQNAETLGELGAGSRWVYFQEDVPTQGTGLTINSMDPLPLQLQQFPRGDRLAT, encoded by the coding sequence ATGGCATCCTCTCCCATCAAGCACAGCACCTTTTATCAACGCCTCGAACAGCGCTGGGTGGCCCCGGCCTATGGGGGTGGCGTCCTCTTGACCATTGCCCTCTGTTTCTTTGGGGCAGCGACCAACACCATGGCAGGCTGGCTCTATGTCCTCAGCGGCACGATCCTCGCCATTTTATTTCTGGGGGCAATCCTTCCCGTGCGCGCCCTACGCAGTCTCGAAATTAGGAGATCGCCCGTCACCCCAGTGAGCGTGGGGGACGTTTTAACCATGGCCCTAGTGGTGACCAATACGAGCAAAACGGCGAAGACATTAATTGCTATCACTGACCGACTTCCCTCTGAATTGGGGGCGCCCCGGCGGACAGTGGTAGAGACAATTTTGCCCCAGGAAAGCCTGGACTGGGTCTATGAACTGGATGCCCAAAAACGGGGCGTGTTCCAGTGGGGAGCGGTGGAACTGCACACCGGTAACCCCCTGGGTCTGTTTTGGTGTCGTCGCCAGCGGGCTGTCCCGGCACGGGTGATTATTTATCCGCAAATTTTCCCCCTGGGTAGCTGCCCGATTATTGACAACATCGGCGCGGAAGACAGCACCAAATTTCAGAGCGAAAACCTCTACCAAAATGCCACAGAGGGGATGACCAAGGCGATCCGCAATTACCGTGTGGGTGACCCAATGCGCTTGATCCACTGGCGCAGTAGTGCCCGCTTCGGCGAATTTAAGGTCCGGGAATTAGAGATTACCACCGGGGGGGAGGAGCTGATTATTTGTCTAGACCACCTGTTTGCCTGGGACCCAGAGCGCTTTGAACAGGCGGCTAGTGCCGCGGCTTCCCTATACTTCTACGCCCGGCGATCGCAGTTGAATGTGAAATTTTGGACGGCCCAAACGGGCCTGCTTAACAGCCGAGTGACGATCCTCGAAGCCTTGGCCCGGATCAACCCAGAACCCCAGGGAATCGCCGCCCAGCCCCGGCCAGAGGGTACGTTGCTGTGGTTAAGCCAAAATGCCGAAACCCTTGGGGAATTAGGGGCGGGCAGTCGATGGGTCTATTTTCAAGAAGATGTCCCCACCCAGGGCACAGGTTTGACGATAAATTCGATGGACCCACTGCCACTCCAATTACAGCAATTTCCCCGGGGCGATCGCCTGGCCACATAA
- the argJ gene encoding arginine biosynthesis bifunctional protein ArgJ → MANWHKIPGSVTAPKGFRAAGITAGLKPSGAPDLALIVSDTEAITAGVFTQSEVRAACVDYCRQQLQKKASSRAILCNSGQANAATGEAGWQDALQSAQWLGSALNIPPESVLLASTGVIGQRIKMNALETGIPQVVAALSPEGGDDAAQAIMTTDLVPKAIALETEIEGRPVRIGGICKGSGMIHPNMATMLGFITCDAAVSTQLWQEMLTRAVDKSFNQITVDGDTSTNDCVIALANGQSRTTAITDSQSKNAQQLEAMLTEVCQYLAKCIARDGEGATCLVEIQVSGAVDDSSARKIARTIAGSSLVKSAIFGRDPNWGRIAAAAGRAGVTFDQGELQIALGDFQLMDQGQPLDFDRDAASQYLKDRAAGVYLTDDTVLVKVSVGEATGAGTAWGCDLSYDYVRINAEYTT, encoded by the coding sequence ATGGCAAATTGGCACAAAATCCCCGGCAGCGTCACTGCCCCCAAAGGCTTCCGGGCCGCAGGGATCACCGCCGGACTCAAACCCTCCGGCGCCCCAGATCTCGCCCTCATTGTTTCTGATACTGAAGCGATTACAGCGGGGGTCTTTACCCAGTCAGAGGTGCGGGCAGCCTGTGTCGATTATTGCCGTCAACAGCTTCAAAAAAAGGCCAGTAGCCGGGCGATTTTGTGTAACTCTGGCCAGGCCAATGCCGCCACTGGGGAAGCGGGCTGGCAAGATGCGCTCCAATCAGCCCAGTGGCTGGGATCTGCCCTCAATATCCCCCCAGAAAGTGTTTTACTCGCCTCCACCGGAGTGATCGGCCAACGGATTAAAATGAACGCCCTTGAAACGGGCATTCCCCAGGTGGTTGCGGCCCTGTCCCCAGAAGGGGGAGACGATGCGGCCCAGGCGATTATGACCACAGATCTCGTGCCCAAGGCGATCGCCCTCGAGACCGAAATCGAAGGGCGGCCCGTACGCATCGGTGGCATCTGTAAAGGCTCCGGGATGATTCACCCAAATATGGCGACAATGCTCGGGTTTATCACTTGCGATGCGGCGGTTTCCACCCAGCTCTGGCAGGAGATGTTGACGCGGGCAGTGGACAAAAGTTTTAACCAAATTACCGTCGATGGCGACACCAGCACCAATGATTGTGTCATTGCCCTGGCCAATGGCCAATCGCGCACCACGGCGATTACCGATTCCCAGTCAAAAAATGCCCAGCAACTGGAGGCAATGCTGACGGAAGTATGCCAATACCTCGCTAAATGTATTGCCCGGGATGGGGAAGGGGCCACCTGCCTCGTGGAAATCCAAGTGTCAGGGGCAGTCGATGACAGCTCCGCCCGGAAAATTGCCCGGACGATCGCCGGGTCTTCCTTGGTCAAATCGGCGATTTTTGGCCGGGATCCCAACTGGGGCCGCATCGCCGCTGCCGCAGGTCGGGCCGGGGTGACCTTTGATCAAGGGGAACTACAGATTGCCCTGGGGGATTTCCAGCTCATGGATCAGGGGCAACCCCTCGATTTTGACCGTGATGCCGCCAGCCAGTACCTGAAAGATCGCGCTGCCGGGGTTTACCTCACGGACGATACGGTGCTGGTTAAAGTCTCAGTGGGCGAAGCGACCGGGGCTGGCACAGCTTGGGGCTGCGACCTCAGCTATGACTATGTGCGCATCAATGCCGAATACACCACCTAG
- a CDS encoding hypothetical protein (conserved hypothetical protein) — MFSPTLVRRYTPPTCSLEVAAKTSPLSQWTGKPLVESLSFELSFDDPRLGSDQRIVLKGDRQKLEALASAVTDYVQDFLQDFRGDFALAPHTAAIYGYGSRTEIASTVATLPHPQLVTQGLLAHMLYLGYLATQESGPVLQLNATQLHDLAEALETYSSDMVALPSLAASQQRRTVTRWGAIAASLLLAVGVGRTVLRQQQTPETSNTLSLETVDERGNQVDLIPPNPHASYTFTPLPSSEVEALDAQPIAPQTVDFTQPPPGSPSPSTSAPAPQSPVPPLASSPGADSQNSDSVNLSGRSMMADQLAKTSRPESAAIAVAPQFAPSLTPQQQVEEHFQVQWQSLPELREVLEYHLQLNSQGSIQRVLPIGKAAELYQPQLSFLAIGQNVSPASPPESRAFRLVLNPNGRVQVFPETPR; from the coding sequence ATGTTTTCTCCCACCCTCGTCCGTCGCTATACTCCCCCCACCTGTAGCTTGGAAGTGGCTGCCAAAACATCGCCCCTTTCCCAATGGACCGGTAAACCCCTGGTGGAATCATTGAGCTTTGAGCTGAGTTTTGATGACCCCCGTCTCGGCTCTGACCAACGCATTGTCCTCAAGGGCGATCGCCAGAAACTCGAAGCCCTTGCCAGTGCCGTTACGGATTATGTCCAGGATTTTTTGCAAGATTTCCGGGGAGATTTTGCCCTCGCTCCCCACACGGCTGCCATATATGGCTATGGTAGTCGCACTGAAATCGCCAGCACCGTAGCAACCCTACCCCATCCCCAGTTGGTGACCCAGGGACTCCTTGCCCATATGCTTTATTTGGGCTACCTTGCCACCCAAGAATCTGGCCCAGTGCTGCAACTCAATGCCACCCAACTCCATGATCTAGCCGAGGCCTTGGAAACCTACAGCAGCGATATGGTCGCTCTCCCCAGCCTGGCCGCTAGTCAACAGCGTCGTACTGTGACCCGCTGGGGGGCGATCGCCGCCTCTCTATTACTGGCAGTCGGTGTTGGGCGTACGGTTTTGCGCCAGCAACAGACCCCCGAAACCAGTAACACCCTCTCCTTAGAGACCGTCGATGAACGAGGCAACCAAGTTGATTTGATTCCTCCCAATCCCCACGCCTCTTACACCTTTACGCCTTTGCCCTCCAGTGAAGTAGAAGCCCTCGACGCCCAACCGATCGCCCCCCAGACCGTTGACTTTACCCAACCGCCCCCAGGGTCCCCCAGCCCATCGACATCTGCCCCAGCGCCCCAATCTCCTGTGCCGCCTTTAGCCAGCAGTCCAGGCGCAGATTCTCAGAATTCAGATTCGGTGAATTTAAGTGGCCGCAGCATGATGGCAGATCAGTTAGCAAAAACCAGTCGGCCCGAAAGTGCGGCGATCGCCGTTGCCCCCCAGTTTGCGCCGTCCCTAACCCCCCAACAGCAGGTAGAGGAACACTTCCAAGTCCAGTGGCAGAGTCTCCCTGAACTGCGCGAAGTCTTGGAATATCATCTCCAACTCAACAGCCAAGGATCAATTCAAAGGGTGCTGCCCATCGGCAAAGCGGCAGAACTATACCAACCCCAACTGTCTTTTTTGGCGATCGGTCAAAACGTTAGTCCAGCATCGCCACCAGAAAGCCGCGCTTTCCGCTTGGTCTTAAATCCCAATGGTCGGGTGCAAGTATTTCCAGAAACACCCCGCTGA
- a CDS encoding hypothetical protein (conserved hypothetical protein) — MSLPKLADLDFLPYIDAAGQICPEFSGKLGLYGIFDASQTLCYVGYSRDVAKSLQQHLVRCPEQCHWVKIFLGDRPSRTLLETMRTAWLAENRTTPPGNGDEAACWTQPIDVKADLTEAEWTTLHQGNEVEMGQFLKNQARQRETALKAYLTERGLRVDLRFQPKLKEQGLLDLKS; from the coding sequence ATGTCTTTGCCGAAACTTGCCGACCTCGATTTTCTCCCCTACATCGATGCTGCGGGGCAAATTTGCCCTGAATTTAGCGGCAAACTCGGTCTTTATGGAATTTTTGATGCCAGTCAAACCCTCTGCTATGTGGGTTATTCCCGTGATGTGGCCAAAAGTCTCCAGCAACATTTGGTGCGCTGCCCGGAACAATGTCACTGGGTCAAGATTTTTTTAGGCGATCGCCCCAGTCGTACCCTTCTAGAAACCATGCGCACTGCTTGGCTGGCCGAAAACAGGACAACACCGCCCGGCAATGGCGATGAGGCAGCGTGTTGGACCCAGCCCATCGATGTTAAAGCTGATTTAACCGAAGCAGAATGGACAACCCTCCACCAGGGCAATGAAGTAGAAATGGGACAGTTCCTAAAAAATCAAGCTCGACAACGGGAAACGGCGCTCAAAGCGTACTTAACGGAGCGCGGTCTGAGGGTCGATCTGCGTTTCCAGCCGAAACTGAAGGAGCAGGGACTTTTAGACCTGAAGTCCTAG
- a CDS encoding hypothetical protein (conserved hypothetical protein), with amino-acid sequence MRPSLQAVPPPASLADLTLAQPPDGQQLENIKSHLDLILLALESLAGLSSEGMLQAARELNLEAVIGDRVTLWRLRQSNPLRKSSGGRKKLDVEEARSLVLIICHLAQQQQDDIRRACALLEQMTEQGQEPHRAALLGDYLDNFSNTYQERMEAGEAIAPTALVRLALKLLVDLLFYGAKNGHRRLWLALIDQEKT; translated from the coding sequence ATGCGCCCTAGTCTCCAAGCCGTTCCCCCTCCAGCGTCCCTCGCGGATTTGACCCTGGCCCAGCCCCCCGATGGCCAGCAGCTGGAGAACATCAAGAGCCATTTAGATCTTATTTTGTTGGCCCTGGAGTCTTTGGCAGGTCTCAGTTCTGAGGGGATGCTCCAGGCGGCCAGAGAGTTGAATTTAGAGGCGGTCATTGGCGATCGTGTCACCCTCTGGCGGCTGCGGCAGTCAAATCCTCTGCGCAAAAGTAGCGGGGGCCGTAAAAAGTTAGATGTGGAGGAAGCTCGTTCTCTAGTGCTCATCATCTGTCACCTAGCCCAACAGCAGCAGGACGATATTCGTCGGGCCTGCGCCCTCCTGGAACAAATGACAGAACAGGGCCAAGAACCGCACCGGGCTGCTCTCCTGGGGGACTATCTCGATAACTTTAGTAATACTTATCAGGAACGGATGGAAGCAGGGGAGGCGATCGCCCCAACAGCGTTAGTGCGTCTAGCCCTAAAACTACTGGTTGATCTGCTTTTCTATGGTGCTAAAAATGGCCATCGCCGCCTCTGGTTAGCCCTCATCGATCAAGAAAAAACCTAA